The sequence TTCAGGGTGTTTGAGCCCAAAGGGCGAGTTTATGAAAATGCCTGAAGCAAGTCATAGATGGGTCAAAAAACCTGCACTAGAGACTGGAAAAGGGAATTTTTCAGTGTGAACCAATTAGTAACAATAAAGGGTCTCGACTCGAACGAAATGCTTGAATGGGCTATAAGTCTAGCCATGACAATGGAAAGCAAGTATGTAAATCATTCAAAAATTTCTGAGACTAAATTTAGGAAACTTGTAAAGCATTTTTCTCTCGATATTGGTTCTCAAGAATATAACTGATATATTAGGATGATATGAGGATTTTATGATGGCCAAGAAACTAAATAATAAAGAATTGATAAAAAGAGTCGAGAAACTGGAAAAGGAAATAGCTGAGTATAAACTTCGAGATATTACCAAATCAAAGCGTGTAGAGGATGAAATAAGAAACCTAACTTCTGCTGTTGAGCAGTCCATAGATGGTATAGCGATAAGTGACTTGGAATTAAAACTGATATACCTTAATAAAGCATTTGCCGAAATGCATGGTTACGCCGCTGACGAGATGGTAGGAATGAAAACAACAGAATTAGTTGAGAAGGAGGGGAGGGATAAATACAAATTCGGGATGAGTCAAGTTATGGAATTAGGCTCATGGACGGGCGAAATAAGGCATACCAGAAAAGACAAAACATCTTTTCCCGTTTACATGTCAGTTACTTTATTGAAAGACGGCGAAGGAAAGTTCATGGGAATTTTGGGAATTGCAAGGGATATTTCCAAACAAAAAATGATGGAAGATGAGATGAGGATAAGGGATAACGCCATAGCATCGTCAATTAACGCTATTGCGTTCTCTAGCCTGGATGGTTATGTTACGTATGCAAATGATTCTTATCTCAAGATGTGGGGATATGATGATGAGAAAGAGGTTCTGGGGAAATTTAATGCAGAATTCTGGAGAACAGAAGATGAACCCATGGAGGGACTGGAGGCTTTGGTTTCTAGGGGTAGCTGGATAGGGGAACTTGTAGGAAAGAGAAAAGACGGTTCACTGTTCGATGTACAGCTTTCTTCCAGCATAGTTAAGGATGATTCAGGCAAGCCTATATGCATGATGGCTTCTTTTTTGGACATCAGCCAAAACAAGAGAGCAGAACATGCCCTGAGAGAAAGAGAGACAGATTTAGAGATTAAAACCAAGAGCCTTGAAGAGGTAAATACTGCCTTAAGAGTCTTGTTGAAAAAAAGAGATGACGACAAAACGGAAATTGAGGAAAAGATATTAATCAATGTGAAGGAACTAGTCGTTCCCTATCTTGAAAAATTGAAGAAAA comes from Thermodesulfobacteriota bacterium and encodes:
- a CDS encoding PAS domain S-box protein, translating into MMAKKLNNKELIKRVEKLEKEIAEYKLRDITKSKRVEDEIRNLTSAVEQSIDGIAISDLELKLIYLNKAFAEMHGYAADEMVGMKTTELVEKEGRDKYKFGMSQVMELGSWTGEIRHTRKDKTSFPVYMSVTLLKDGEGKFMGILGIARDISKQKMMEDEMRIRDNAIASSINAIAFSSLDGYVTYANDSYLKMWGYDDEKEVLGKFNAEFWRTEDEPMEGLEALVSRGSWIGELVGKRKDGSLFDVQLSSSIVKDDSGKPICMMASFLDISQNKRAEHALRERETDLEIKTKSLEEVNTALRVLLKKRDDDKTEIEEKILINVKELVVPYLEKLKKSRLNADQLTYMHILESNLNNIVSSFSRNLYSKYLKLTPTEIQVANLVKEGNTTKQIAELMNLSTRTIESYRKNLRLKIGINNKKVNLISYLSSLS